Proteins from a genomic interval of Plutella xylostella chromosome 24, ilPluXylo3.1, whole genome shotgun sequence:
- the LOC105390423 gene encoding glutamate receptor ionotropic, kainate 2, with translation MWRGWRWLVLAVSAVAAVSPVVKIGAIFTEEARGGSVELAFKYAVYRINKERSVLPDSTVVYDIQYTPARDTFRAYKKACIQVKSGAVALFSNGGEVSAVLSALCRTLHVPHLDVSPRFDYTANQSDSYTINLHPSRDLIDQAFSQLTAYLNWTRMGVLYEDYGYGELNMLNVAADGRDMYALRCARASDYRPALAQLKAQKVKHLIVDTDRRQLHKLFRAILQLQMNNEDYHYIFTSFDIELFDLEDFLYNRVNMSGWRLVDRDSDKVKDTLQVMEKFHPIGASILTGGHIKTETALIYDAVQVLALALASVKEVHPANVTCDSDAPWPHGKELRDNINTVSAHGLTGPIEFKDGVRTSFKLQLMRLAGGEGGGSVVAGHWSPKEGLAVTDPAAYMRDPPPNVTLTVVTVEEKPYVMVKEGWNLQGNARFEGFCIDLLARVAARAGFHYRLRLVPDNMYGVRDPVTGQWNGIVRELVDRKADIAVASMTINFARETVIDFTKPFMNLGIGILFKVPTSQPTRLFSFLNPLAIEIWLYVLAAYILVSFTLFVMARFSPYEWSTSTHVCGHETKLLTNQFSVCNSFWFITGTFLRQGSGLNPKATSTRIVGGIWWFFTLIILSSYTANLAAFLTVERTVLPIQSAADLAAQNQVQYGTLNGGSTMTFFRDSNIDIYQKMWHHMSTTSPPALVSSYEEGVRRVLGGNYAFLMESTMLDHRVQRDCNLTQIGGLLDSKGYGIATWKGSPWRDKISLAILELQERGVVQILYDKWWKNTGDVCNRDGKDSKANALGVQNIGGVFVTLLCGLALAIVVAILEFCWNTKKNATQGRQSLCSEMGQELRTAMRGGSSNSRTVLRQGCSRCSPATHVPPAPSRYNEIQDTSASSMELKDVRVW, from the exons CCTGCATCCAAGTGAAGTCAGGAGCAGTGGCTCTGTTCAGCAACGGCGGCGAAGTGAGCGCGGTGCTCAGCGCTCTCTGTCGCACCCTGCACGTGCCGCATCTAGACGTCTCACCTCGCTTCGATTACACAG CCAACCAGTCGGACAGCTACACTATAAACTTGCATCCCTCTCGGGACCTCATCGACCAGGCCTTCTCCCAGCTGACGGCCTACCTCAACTGGACCAGGATGGGCGTCTTGTATGAAGATTATGGATATG GGGAGCTAAACATGCTGAACGTGGCGGCGGACGGGCGCGACATGTACGCGCTgcgctgcgcccgcgcatCCGACTACCGGCCCGCGCTCGCGCAGCTCAAGGCGCAGAAAGTCAAGCATTTGATCGTGGACACGGATAGGAGGCAGCTGCATAAGCTGTTTAGAGCT ATTCTTCAACTACAAATGAACAACGAAGACTATCATTATATTTTCACTTCgttt GACATAGAGCTATTCGACCTTGAAGACTTCCTCTACAACCGGGTGAACATGAGCGGCTGGCGGCTCGTGGACCGCGACTCCGACAAGGTCAAGGACACGCTGCAGGTCATGGAGAAGTTCCACCCCATCGGAGCTTCCATACTCACCGGGGGACACATTAAG ACTGAAACAGCGCTAATCTACGACGCAGTGCAAGTGCTGGCGCTGGCGCTGGCGTCGGTGAAGGAGGTGCACCCCGCCAACGTGACGTGCGACAGCGACGCCCCCTGGCCGCATGGGAAGGAGCTGAGGGATAATATTAACACG GTATCAGCGCACGGCCTCACCGGCCCCATAGAGTTCAAAGATGGCGTCCGCACCAGCTTCAAGCTGCAGCTCATGCGGCTGGCGGGCGGAGAGGGGGGCGGGTCGGTGGTGGCGGGGCACTGGAGCCCGAAGGAGGGGCTGGCGGTCACTGACCCCGCGGCTTACATGAGGGATCCGCCGCCTAATGTCACGCTTACTGTTGTTACTGTTGAG GAAAAACCCTACGTAATGGTGAAGGAAGGCTGGAACCTGCAAGGGAACGCTCGTTTCGAAGGTTTCTGCATAGACCTACTGGCCAGGGTGGCAGCCAGGGCTGGCTTCCACTACCGGCTGCGATTAGTACCTGACAACATGTACGGAGTCAGAGATCCCGTCACTGGACAGTGGAACGGGATAGTTCGGGAGCTAGTTGATCGA AAAGCAGATATTGCAGTTGCATCTATGACAATAAACTTTGCAAGAGAAACAGTCATAGATTTTACAAAGCCCTTCATGAACTTGGGCATCGGGATCCTGTtcaag GTCCCAACATCACAACCAACAAGACTGTTTAGTTTTCTGAATCCGCTAGCAATAGAAATATGGCTGTACGTTTTAGCCGCCTATATACTAGTATCCTTCACATTATTTGTGATGGCGAGATTTTCACCTTATGAATG GTCGACAAGCACACACGTATGTGGTCACGAGACCAAACTGTTGACGAACCAGTTCAGTGTCTGTAACTCTTTCTGGTTCATCACGGGTACCTTTCTGAGGCAGGGATCCGGACTGAACCctaaa gCAACCTCTACGCGTATAGTGGGAGGGATCTGGTGGTTTTTCACACTGATAATTCTGTCTTCGTACACGGCCAACTTGGCGGCGTTCCTTACTGTGGAGAGGACGGTGCTGCCAATACAAAGTGCCGCCGACTTGGCTGCCCAGAACCAAGTCCAATATGGGACCTTGAATGGTGGATCTACCATGACGTTCTTTAGA GACTCAAACATAGACATATACCAGAAGATGTGGCACCACATGTCCACGACGAGCCCCCCCGCTCTCGTTTCTTCTTACGAGGAGGGAGTGAGACGGGTGCTGGGCGGCAACTACGCCTTCCTGATGGAGTCGACGATGCTGGACCACCGCGTGCAGAGGGACTGCAATCTGACGCAGATTGGCGGGCTGCTGGATTCTAAG GGTTACGGCATAGCTACGTGGAAGGGCAGTCCGTGGAGAGACAAGATCTCCCTCGCCATACTGGAGCTTCAGGAACGAGGAGTTGTCCAGATCTTGTACGACAAGTGGTGGAAGAATACTGGGGACGTCTGCAATAGGGACGGGAAAGACAGCAAGGCTAACGCTTTGGGCGTGCAGAATATTG gAGGTGTATTCGTCACTCTTCTCTGTGGACTGGCGTTGGCTATCGTGGTAGCCATCTTGGAGTTCTGCTGGAATACCAAGAAGAATGCCACTCAAGGGCGACAGTCCTTGTGCAGTGAGATGGGACAG GAGCTACGCACGGCGATGCGAGGTGGCAGCTCCAACAGTCGGACGGTGCTACGTCAGGGATGCTCCCGGTGTTCCCCAGCCACGCACGTACCGCCCGCGCCCTCTAGATATAACGAG ATACAAGACACATCTGCCAGTTCAATGGAGCTGAAAGACGTGCGGGTGTGGTag